The region TCCGGTCATCCCGCGGTACTTTCAATAGATAATAATAATGACGAAGCTTTCAAATATTACAATATCAATATGCTGGATATCAGCAAAAAGTATAAAGAAAAATTTACCTGGCGGAAACGCTGGGACCTAAGTCAGGTTTCAATTTAAACACCGCTGGTGTTTAAATAAATACAAATCCCAAAATCCAAAATCCAAATGAATCAATAAAATACAAATTAAGAAAATCTTTTGGGAAAAGATTTCAAAACTCAATTCTCTTTTCTTTGTCATCGCCTTAACTCACCCCCCGACCCCCTCTCTTCACCCTTCACGCATCACTCTTCACGATTTACCAAATATTTCTGTTGCATTTAGATGGTTAGAGTACTATTATACATTTAAAGTTCAATATTAAGGATTTATATGAGAATTTTGCACACCTCAGACTGGCATATTGGTAAACGTCTTGAATCCTATTCCCGTTTGAATGAACAAAAAGAAGTTCTAAATGAAATATGTGAGGTAGCTGATAATGAAAAAGTCGATGCAGTCATTGTTGCAGGTGATTTATACGATACCTATAATCCACCTGCTGAGGCTGTAGATTTTTTTTATAAAACACTGAAACGGTTAACAAACCATGGAACACGACCGGTTATCTGTATTGCCGGGAATCATGATTCCCCTGACCGAATTGAAGCTCCTGATCCTTTAGCAAGAGAATGCGGGATTATATTCGCCGGATATCCGAACAGTAAAATCCCTCCTTTTGAACTGGATACAGGTTTAAGTGTTACACAATCGGATGAAGGATTCATTGAATTGCGTTT is a window of Candidatus Margulisiibacteriota bacterium DNA encoding:
- the sbcD gene encoding exonuclease subunit SbcD — its product is MRILHTSDWHIGKRLESYSRLNEQKEVLNEICEVADNEKVDAVIVAGDLYDTYNPPAEAVDFFYKTLKRLTNHGTRPVICIAGNHDSPDRIEAPDPLARECGIIFAGYPNSKIPPFELDTGLSVTQSDEGFIELRLSKHKELLRVLLFPYGNESRLRTCLNAEDTVLEMREIIKAKWQAIADKYCDEQGINVLVH